Proteins encoded in a region of the Geobacillus genomosp. 3 genome:
- a CDS encoding class II fructose-bisphosphate aldolase: MPLVSMKEMLNEALRGKYAVGQFNINNLEWTQAILAAAEEEKSPVILGVSEGAARYMGGFKTVVNMVKGLMEDMNITVPVAIHLDHGSSFEKCKAAIDAGFTSVMIDASHHPFEENVRITSQVVEYAHARGVSVEAELGIVGGQEDDVVGEGVIYADPKECEELVKRTGIDCLAPALGSVHGPYKGEPKLGFAEMEQIRDMTGIPLVLHGGTGIPTEQIQRAISLGTSKINVNTENQIAFTKVVRELLAKDPDVYDPRKIIGPGREAIKATVIGKMREFGSSGKAAQ; the protein is encoded by the coding sequence ATGCCGTTAGTATCGATGAAGGAGATGCTTAACGAGGCGCTGCGCGGCAAATACGCGGTCGGCCAATTTAACATTAACAACTTAGAGTGGACGCAAGCGATTTTAGCGGCGGCTGAAGAGGAAAAATCGCCGGTCATTCTCGGCGTTTCCGAAGGGGCGGCCCGCTATATGGGCGGATTTAAAACGGTCGTCAACATGGTGAAGGGCTTAATGGAAGACATGAACATTACTGTTCCAGTCGCCATTCACCTCGACCATGGCTCGAGCTTTGAAAAATGTAAAGCGGCAATTGACGCCGGGTTCACCTCGGTCATGATTGACGCCTCCCACCACCCGTTTGAAGAGAACGTCCGCATCACCTCGCAAGTCGTTGAATATGCCCATGCGCGCGGCGTCTCGGTTGAAGCCGAGCTTGGCATCGTCGGCGGACAAGAAGACGACGTCGTCGGCGAAGGCGTCATTTACGCCGACCCGAAAGAGTGTGAAGAGCTCGTGAAACGGACAGGCATCGACTGCCTCGCCCCGGCGCTCGGTTCGGTGCACGGTCCGTACAAAGGGGAGCCGAAGCTCGGATTTGCCGAAATGGAACAAATTCGTGACATGACTGGCATTCCGCTTGTGCTTCACGGCGGCACCGGCATTCCGACTGAGCAAATCCAGCGCGCGATTTCCCTTGGCACATCGAAAATTAACGTCAATACCGAAAACCAAATCGCCTTTACGAAAGTCGTTCGCGAGCTGCTCGCGAAAGACCCGGACGTTTATGACCCGCGCAAAATTATCGGCCCGGGCCGCGAAGCGATCAAAGCGACGGTTATCGGCAAAATGCGTGAGTTCGGTTCATCCGGAAAAGCCGCACAATAA
- a CDS encoding response regulator — MGNKILIVDDQYGIRILLNEVFQREGYETYQAANGMQALEIVRKHHPDLVLLDMKIPGMDGIEILKRLKDIDPDIKVIIMTAYGELDMIQETKELGALMHFAKPFDIDDLRAAVKKHISL; from the coding sequence GTGGGAAACAAAATTTTAATTGTCGACGACCAGTACGGCATCCGCATTTTGTTAAACGAGGTGTTTCAACGCGAAGGGTATGAGACATACCAGGCGGCCAACGGCATGCAGGCGTTGGAAATCGTCCGCAAACACCACCCTGACCTTGTACTTCTCGATATGAAAATCCCTGGTATGGACGGCATCGAAATTTTGAAGCGGCTCAAAGACATTGACCCGGATATTAAAGTGATCATCATGACCGCGTATGGAGAACTCGATATGATCCAAGAAACAAAAGAGCTCGGAGCGCTGATGCATTTTGCCAAGCCGTTTGATATTGATGATTTGCGCGCCGCCGTCAAAAAACATATTTCGTTGTAA
- a CDS encoding DUF2529 domain-containing protein, whose product MKILTTQMIGMLQKIAADEELALEDGARLLAQAVMGDGCIWLYGTGELDAVVTAALLGPDPLPKATRLKPGMADDWNERDRALVFTRFSNDEEAVRLVEQLQAHGVDTVAVSTLVKGEPRLADVAAVHIDSKLSRPLVPTEDGRRIAMPTVVAASFIYYGLLVLLDEILEEYR is encoded by the coding sequence ATGAAAATTTTGACGACACAAATGATCGGGATGCTGCAAAAAATCGCGGCCGACGAAGAATTGGCGCTTGAGGATGGGGCACGTCTGCTCGCCCAAGCGGTCATGGGCGACGGATGCATCTGGCTGTATGGGACAGGCGAGCTGGATGCGGTCGTCACGGCTGCGCTTCTCGGCCCGGATCCGCTGCCAAAAGCGACGCGCCTCAAACCGGGGATGGCTGATGATTGGAACGAAAGGGATCGAGCACTTGTGTTCACCCGCTTTTCTAACGACGAAGAGGCGGTTCGCCTCGTTGAACAGCTGCAAGCGCATGGTGTCGATACGGTCGCCGTCTCAACGCTCGTCAAAGGCGAACCAAGGTTGGCGGATGTCGCCGCCGTCCATATCGACAGCAAACTGTCCCGGCCGCTCGTCCCGACGGAAGACGGCCGCCGCATCGCCATGCCGACAGTCGTTGCCGCTTCGTTCATCTACTACGGGCTGCTTGTTTTGCTTGACGAAATTTTGGAGGAGTATCGATAA
- a CDS encoding CTP synthase, with product MTKYIFVTGGVVSSLGKGITAASLGRLLKNRGLNVTIQKFDPYINVDPGTMSPYQHGEVFVTDDGAETDLDLGHYERFIDINLNKYSNVTTGKVYSAVIRKERRGDYLGGTVQVIPHITNEIKERVFRAGKETNADVVITEIGGTVGDIESLPFLEAIRQIKSDVGRENVMYIHCTLVPYIKVAGEMKTKPTQHSVKELRSLGIQPNIIVVRTEMPMPQEMKDKIALFCDIDPKAVIESRDADTLYAVPLMLQEQKLDQIVCEHLRLNCREADMTEWKALVEKVRNLSKTTKIALVGKYVELPDAYISVVEALRHAGYAFDTDIDIQWVNAEHVTRDNVEELLKDADGILVPGGFGDRGVEGKIEAIRYAREQRVPFLGICLGMQLASIEFARHVVGLANAHSAEFDPNTPHPIIDLLPEQKDVEDLGGTLRLGLYPCKLQEGTLAYAAYSDEVIYERHRHRYEFNNQYRHLMEEHGFVFSGTSPDGRLVEIIELKDHPWFVAAQFHPEFTSRPTRPQPLFREFIKASLKQ from the coding sequence ATGACAAAGTACATTTTTGTGACGGGCGGTGTCGTTTCTTCGCTAGGAAAAGGAATTACGGCTGCGTCGCTCGGGCGGCTATTGAAAAACCGCGGCTTGAACGTGACGATCCAAAAATTTGACCCGTATATTAACGTCGACCCGGGAACGATGAGCCCGTATCAGCACGGCGAAGTGTTCGTCACCGATGACGGCGCAGAAACGGATTTGGATTTAGGGCATTATGAGCGGTTCATCGATATTAATTTGAACAAATACAGCAACGTCACGACCGGAAAAGTGTATTCCGCCGTCATCCGCAAAGAGCGGCGCGGCGATTACTTAGGCGGTACGGTGCAAGTCATTCCGCATATTACAAATGAAATTAAAGAGCGCGTCTTCCGCGCCGGAAAGGAAACGAACGCCGATGTCGTCATTACCGAGATTGGCGGCACAGTCGGTGACATCGAATCGCTTCCGTTTCTAGAGGCCATTCGCCAAATCAAAAGCGATGTCGGACGTGAAAATGTCATGTACATTCATTGCACGCTCGTGCCGTACATTAAAGTGGCCGGGGAAATGAAAACGAAGCCGACGCAGCATAGTGTGAAAGAACTGCGCAGCCTCGGCATTCAGCCGAACATCATCGTCGTGCGCACAGAAATGCCGATGCCGCAAGAAATGAAAGACAAAATCGCCCTCTTTTGCGACATCGACCCGAAAGCGGTCATTGAATCGCGCGATGCGGATACGCTGTACGCCGTGCCGCTCATGCTACAAGAACAAAAGCTCGACCAAATCGTTTGCGAACATTTGCGCCTCAACTGCCGCGAAGCGGATATGACGGAATGGAAAGCGCTCGTTGAGAAAGTGCGCAACTTATCGAAAACGACGAAAATCGCCCTCGTCGGCAAATATGTCGAACTGCCGGACGCCTACATCTCGGTCGTCGAAGCGCTCCGCCATGCCGGCTATGCGTTTGATACGGACATTGACATCCAATGGGTCAATGCGGAACATGTGACGCGCGACAATGTGGAGGAGTTGCTGAAAGACGCCGATGGCATTCTCGTCCCGGGCGGATTTGGCGACCGCGGCGTCGAAGGAAAAATTGAAGCGATCCGCTATGCCCGTGAACAGCGCGTGCCGTTTTTAGGCATTTGTCTAGGGATGCAGCTCGCTTCGATCGAGTTCGCCCGTCATGTTGTGGGCCTCGCTAATGCCCATTCGGCCGAGTTTGATCCGAATACGCCGCACCCGATCATCGACTTGCTTCCGGAACAAAAAGATGTCGAAGACTTAGGCGGCACGCTTCGCCTCGGTTTGTATCCGTGCAAGCTGCAGGAAGGGACGCTCGCTTACGCCGCGTACAGCGATGAGGTCATTTACGAGCGCCATCGCCATCGATATGAGTTCAACAATCAATACCGTCATCTGATGGAAGAGCATGGCTTTGTCTTCTCCGGTACGAGTCCGGACGGGCGGCTTGTGGAGATCATCGAGCTGAAAGACCATCCGTGGTTTGTCGCCGCGCAATTCCATCCGGAGTTTACTTCGCGCCCGACACGGCCGCAGCCGCTGTTCCGCGAGTTTATTAAAGCGTCATTAAAACAGTAA
- the rpoE gene encoding DNA-directed RNA polymerase subunit delta: MSLQQQYSPEELQEMSFVELANLILLDKREALPFDQIVREVAALTGAAEDDIAARLAQYYTDLNIDGRFICVGENVWGLRAWYPFDQTEDETVTIVKPKKKKKALDDEYDDYEGLLDEEDLDYDDLDEYDEEELEIDDEELLEDEEFDLDEDVDFEDDVLEEEEFELDEEPLDEEIDLEEPEEDE; this comes from the coding sequence TTGAGCCTGCAGCAGCAATACTCGCCAGAGGAATTGCAGGAGATGTCGTTCGTCGAGTTGGCGAACCTCATTTTGCTTGATAAGCGGGAGGCGCTGCCGTTTGACCAAATCGTCCGCGAAGTAGCGGCATTGACTGGCGCGGCGGAGGACGACATCGCCGCGCGGCTTGCCCAGTATTACACGGATTTAAATATCGACGGACGGTTTATTTGCGTCGGGGAAAACGTATGGGGGTTGCGCGCGTGGTATCCGTTTGACCAGACGGAAGACGAAACGGTGACGATTGTCAAGCCGAAAAAGAAGAAAAAAGCGCTTGATGACGAATACGACGATTATGAAGGACTGCTTGACGAAGAAGATCTCGATTATGACGACTTGGATGAATACGATGAGGAAGAGCTTGAGATCGACGACGAAGAGCTGCTCGAAGATGAGGAGTTCGACCTTGACGAAGATGTCGATTTTGAGGACGACGTTCTCGAGGAGGAAGAATTTGAATTGGACGAAGAGCCGCTTGACGAAGAGATTGATCTTGAGGAGCCGGAGGAGGACGAATAA
- the icmF gene encoding fused isobutyryl-CoA mutase/GTPase IcmF translates to MAHIYRPKHHVRFVTASSLFDGHDASINIMRRILQASGAEVVHLGHNRSVEEIVNAAIQEDVQGIAVSSYQGGHMEFFKYMYDLLQERGASHIRIYGGGGGVIIPREIKELHEYGIARIFSPEDGRRFGLQGMINIMLEECDFPTVTAVTDEIERLASGDVQAVARLITLCEYRAAAKDEAAAAAEAAIAQVKTMEKRVPVLGITGTGGAGKSSLTDELVRRFLNEIRDIKIAILSVDPTKQKTGGALLGDRIRMNAIHSPRVYMRSLATRHSRSELSPAIRDAISVVKAAGFDLVIVETSGIGQGDAAITEVCDVSMYVMTSEFGAPTQLEKIDMIDYADLIAINKFERKGSEDAKRQVQKQYQRSHQLFDRDVSEMPVYGTIASQFNDPGTNTLFVALVDTINRKTGTDWKTSLKTVANVEKHNVIIPNERRYYLREIAETVRSYHRRAEQQAEAARRLFQLEGAIEAANERGESDDVIRALETLKADYEAKLTPESKRILATWEETKAKYAAKQFVTKVRDKEIVTELTTKTLSGLDIPKVVLPKFKDYGEILRWVYKENVPGSFPYTAGVFPFKRQGEDPKRQFAGEGTPERTNRRFHYLCKEDKAKRLSTAFDSVTLYGEDPDYRPDIFGKVGESGVSICTLDDMKKLYKGFDLCDPLTSVSMTINGPAPILLAMFMNTAIDQQVEKKEAELGRPLTPEEYEQVKAYTLQTVRGTVQADILKEDQGQNTCIFSTDFALKMMGDIQEYFIKHRVRNYYSVSISGYHIAEAGANPITQLAFTLANGFTYVEYYLSRGMHIDDFAPNLSFFFSNGLDPEYSVIGRVARRIWAVVMREKYGANERSQKLKYHIQTSGRSLHAQEIDFNDIRTTLQALLAIYDNCNSLHTNAYDEAITTPTEESVRRAMAIQLIITKEFGLAKNENPLQGSFIIEELTDLVEEAVLQEFERLNDRGGVLGAMEMQYQRGKIQDESLYYETKKHTGELPIIGVNTFLNPNPPSEEELNNLELARATYEEKELQIHNLREFQARNKDKAGLALERLKQVATSGGNIFEELMETVKVASLGQITRALYEVGGQYRRNM, encoded by the coding sequence ATGGCGCATATTTACCGCCCGAAACACCATGTCCGCTTTGTCACGGCTTCGAGCTTGTTTGACGGCCATGATGCGTCCATCAACATTATGCGCCGCATTTTGCAAGCGAGCGGCGCCGAAGTCGTCCATTTAGGCCATAACCGCTCGGTTGAAGAAATCGTCAACGCCGCCATTCAAGAAGACGTGCAAGGCATTGCCGTCTCGTCTTATCAAGGCGGCCACATGGAATTTTTCAAATATATGTATGACTTGCTGCAAGAGCGGGGGGCATCCCATATCCGCATTTACGGCGGTGGGGGCGGCGTCATTATCCCGCGCGAAATCAAGGAGCTGCACGAGTATGGCATCGCCCGCATTTTCTCGCCGGAAGACGGTCGTCGCTTTGGGTTGCAAGGGATGATTAACATCATGCTTGAAGAATGCGATTTTCCGACCGTCACGGCGGTGACCGATGAAATCGAGCGGCTGGCATCCGGCGATGTGCAAGCTGTCGCCCGGCTCATTACGTTGTGCGAGTACCGCGCTGCGGCGAAGGACGAGGCGGCGGCCGCCGCTGAAGCAGCGATCGCGCAAGTGAAAACGATGGAAAAGCGCGTGCCGGTCCTTGGCATTACCGGCACGGGCGGGGCGGGGAAAAGCTCGCTTACCGATGAACTTGTGCGCCGCTTTTTGAATGAAATCCGTGACATCAAGATCGCCATTTTATCCGTCGACCCGACAAAACAAAAAACGGGTGGGGCGCTGTTAGGCGACCGGATTCGGATGAACGCCATCCATTCGCCGCGCGTCTACATGCGGAGCCTTGCGACACGCCATTCCCGCTCCGAGCTGTCGCCGGCGATCCGTGACGCCATTTCTGTCGTCAAAGCGGCCGGTTTCGATCTCGTCATTGTCGAAACGAGCGGGATCGGCCAAGGCGACGCTGCCATTACGGAAGTGTGCGACGTTTCGATGTATGTGATGACAAGCGAGTTTGGGGCGCCGACGCAGCTTGAGAAAATCGATATGATTGATTACGCCGATTTGATCGCCATTAACAAGTTTGAACGCAAAGGCTCGGAAGATGCAAAACGGCAAGTGCAAAAGCAATATCAGCGAAGCCATCAGCTGTTTGACCGCGACGTGTCGGAAATGCCGGTGTATGGCACGATCGCCAGCCAGTTTAACGATCCGGGGACAAATACGCTCTTTGTTGCGCTTGTCGATACGATCAACCGGAAAACGGGCACGGACTGGAAGACGAGTTTGAAAACGGTCGCCAACGTCGAAAAGCATAACGTCATCATTCCGAACGAGCGCCGCTACTATTTGCGCGAAATCGCGGAGACGGTCCGCTCGTACCACCGCCGTGCCGAGCAGCAAGCCGAGGCCGCCCGCCGCCTGTTTCAGCTCGAAGGGGCGATCGAAGCGGCGAACGAGCGCGGGGAGTCTGACGATGTCATTCGCGCGCTTGAGACGCTCAAAGCCGATTATGAAGCGAAGCTGACACCGGAATCGAAACGCATTTTGGCGACATGGGAAGAAACGAAAGCGAAATATGCGGCCAAACAGTTTGTCACAAAAGTGCGGGACAAAGAAATCGTCACCGAACTGACGACAAAAACGTTGTCCGGTTTGGACATCCCGAAAGTCGTCTTGCCAAAATTTAAAGACTACGGGGAAATTTTGCGCTGGGTGTATAAAGAAAACGTTCCCGGTTCGTTCCCGTATACAGCGGGTGTTTTCCCGTTCAAGCGCCAAGGCGAAGACCCGAAACGGCAATTTGCCGGCGAAGGGACGCCGGAGCGCACCAACCGCCGCTTCCATTACTTATGTAAAGAAGACAAAGCGAAGCGGCTCAGCACGGCGTTTGACTCGGTCACGCTCTACGGTGAAGACCCGGACTACCGGCCGGACATTTTCGGCAAAGTTGGTGAAAGCGGCGTCAGCATCTGTACGCTCGATGATATGAAAAAACTGTACAAAGGGTTTGACTTGTGCGACCCGCTCACATCGGTGTCGATGACGATCAACGGCCCGGCTCCGATTTTGCTGGCGATGTTTATGAACACGGCCATCGACCAACAAGTCGAGAAAAAAGAAGCCGAGCTTGGGCGCCCGCTCACACCGGAAGAGTATGAACAAGTGAAAGCGTATACACTGCAAACGGTGCGCGGCACGGTGCAAGCTGATATTTTAAAAGAAGATCAAGGGCAAAATACGTGCATTTTTTCGACCGATTTCGCCTTAAAAATGATGGGCGACATTCAAGAGTATTTCATCAAGCACCGCGTCCGCAACTATTATTCGGTGTCGATTTCCGGCTATCATATCGCCGAGGCGGGGGCCAATCCGATCACGCAATTGGCGTTTACGCTCGCCAACGGCTTTACGTACGTCGAATATTATTTGAGCCGCGGCATGCATATTGATGATTTCGCGCCGAACTTGTCGTTTTTCTTCAGCAACGGCCTCGATCCGGAATATTCGGTCATCGGCCGCGTCGCCCGCCGCATTTGGGCCGTCGTCATGCGCGAAAAATACGGCGCCAACGAACGGAGCCAAAAGCTGAAATACCATATTCAAACGTCCGGCCGTTCGCTTCACGCCCAAGAAATCGATTTTAACGACATCCGCACGACGCTGCAGGCGCTGTTGGCGATTTACGACAACTGCAATTCGCTCCATACAAACGCCTATGACGAAGCGATCACGACACCGACCGAGGAGTCGGTCCGGCGGGCGATGGCGATCCAGCTTATTATTACAAAAGAGTTTGGCTTGGCGAAAAACGAAAATCCGCTTCAAGGATCGTTCATTATCGAAGAACTGACGGACTTGGTGGAAGAAGCGGTGTTGCAAGAGTTCGAACGGTTGAACGACCGCGGCGGCGTGCTCGGGGCGATGGAAATGCAGTACCAGCGCGGAAAAATTCAAGACGAGTCGCTCTACTACGAAACGAAAAAACATACCGGGGAACTGCCGATTATCGGCGTGAATACGTTCTTGAACCCGAACCCGCCATCGGAAGAAGAATTGAACAATCTCGAGCTCGCCCGGGCAACGTATGAAGAAAAAGAGCTGCAAATTCACAATTTGCGCGAATTCCAGGCGCGGAACAAAGACAAAGCCGGCCTGGCGCTCGAGCGCTTAAAACAAGTAGCGACGAGCGGCGGCAACATTTTCGAAGAGTTGATGGAAACGGTAAAAGTCGCCAGCCTCGGGCAAATCACCCGCGCGTTGTACGAAGTCGGCGGCCAATACCGGCGGAATATGTAG
- a CDS encoding TetR/AcrR family transcriptional regulator translates to MKKREVIASVKDEKLVKKRRNEMIKGAISLFKQKGFHRTTTREIAKASGFSIGTLYEYIRKKEDVLYLVCDRIYDEVRERTEQDLGDHHGTIEGLRRAIAHYFRVVDELDDEVLVMYQELKALSKESLPYVLNKELDMTAIFERILRTCVESGTLQLSESEIRLFAHNIIVLGQMWAFRRWALRKMYTLDEYIEWQTEFLLKGIMEKQQV, encoded by the coding sequence ATGAAAAAACGGGAAGTGATCGCATCGGTCAAAGACGAAAAACTTGTGAAAAAGCGGCGCAACGAAATGATTAAAGGCGCCATTTCCCTTTTTAAGCAAAAAGGCTTTCACCGGACCACAACGAGGGAAATCGCCAAAGCATCCGGGTTTAGCATCGGTACACTGTATGAGTACATTCGCAAAAAAGAAGATGTCTTGTATTTAGTGTGCGACCGCATTTACGACGAGGTGCGGGAGCGGACCGAACAAGATCTCGGCGATCATCACGGCACGATTGAAGGGTTGCGGCGTGCGATCGCTCATTATTTTCGCGTTGTCGATGAGCTTGACGACGAAGTGCTCGTTATGTACCAAGAATTAAAAGCGCTAAGCAAAGAATCGCTTCCATACGTGCTCAATAAAGAGCTCGATATGACAGCCATTTTCGAGCGTATTTTGCGCACATGTGTCGAAAGCGGGACGTTGCAGCTTTCCGAAAGCGAGATTCGCCTTTTTGCCCACAACATTATCGTGCTCGGGCAAATGTGGGCGTTCCGCCGTTGGGCGCTGCGGAAAATGTATACGCTTGACGAATATATTGAATGGCAGACGGAGTTTTTGTTAAAGGGGATTATGGAGAAACAGCAAGTTTGA
- a CDS encoding acyl-CoA dehydrogenase encodes MNFQLSEEHEMLRKMVREFAENEVAPTAAERDEEERFDRSIFNKMAELGLTGIPWPEEYGGIGSDYLAYVIAVEELSRVCASTGVTLSAHISLASWPIYKFGTEEQKQKYLRALATGEKLGAYGLSEPGAGSDVASMKTRAVKDGDHYVLNGSKVWITNGGEAEIYVVFAVTDPEKRHKGISAFIVEKGTPGFSIGKKEKKLGIRSSPTTELIFEDCRIPKENLLGQEGEGFKIAMMTLDGGRNGIAAQAVGIAQGALDAAVDYAKQRVQFGKPIAEQQGVGFKLADMATAIEAARLLTYQAAWLESNGLPYGKASAMAKLFAGDTAMKVTVDAVQIFGGNGYTKDYPVERFMRDAKITQIYEGTQEIQRLVISRMLTRDS; translated from the coding sequence ATGAATTTCCAACTGAGCGAAGAACATGAAATGCTGCGGAAGATGGTGCGCGAATTTGCCGAAAACGAAGTGGCGCCAACCGCTGCTGAGCGCGATGAGGAAGAACGGTTTGACCGCAGCATTTTCAACAAAATGGCCGAGCTCGGCTTAACGGGCATCCCGTGGCCGGAAGAGTACGGCGGCATCGGCAGCGATTATTTGGCGTATGTCATCGCCGTCGAGGAGCTGTCGCGCGTCTGCGCTTCAACCGGGGTGACGCTCTCCGCCCACATTTCGCTGGCGAGCTGGCCGATTTACAAATTCGGCACCGAAGAGCAAAAGCAAAAGTATTTGCGCGCCTTGGCGACCGGGGAAAAGCTCGGCGCGTACGGGCTGTCCGAGCCGGGGGCGGGGTCTGACGTCGCCTCGATGAAAACGCGCGCCGTCAAAGACGGCGACCATTACGTCCTGAACGGCTCTAAAGTATGGATCACGAACGGCGGCGAAGCGGAAATTTACGTCGTCTTCGCCGTCACCGACCCGGAAAAGCGGCATAAAGGAATCAGCGCCTTCATCGTCGAAAAAGGGACACCCGGCTTTTCGATCGGGAAAAAAGAAAAGAAACTCGGCATCCGTTCGTCGCCGACAACCGAGCTGATTTTCGAAGATTGCCGCATCCCGAAAGAAAACTTGCTTGGCCAAGAAGGGGAAGGATTTAAAATCGCCATGATGACGTTAGATGGCGGCCGCAACGGCATCGCCGCCCAAGCGGTCGGCATTGCCCAAGGGGCGCTCGACGCGGCTGTGGACTATGCGAAACAACGCGTCCAATTTGGGAAACCGATCGCCGAACAGCAAGGAGTTGGTTTTAAGCTCGCCGATATGGCGACAGCCATTGAAGCGGCAAGGCTGCTGACGTATCAGGCGGCATGGCTTGAGTCGAACGGCTTGCCGTATGGCAAAGCATCGGCGATGGCGAAACTGTTTGCCGGCGATACGGCGATGAAAGTGACGGTCGATGCAGTGCAAATTTTCGGCGGCAACGGTTATACGAAAGACTATCCGGTCGAACGATTTATGCGCGATGCCAAAATTACACAAATTTACGAAGGGACACAAGAAATTCAGCGCCTCGTTATCTCGCGCATGCTGACGCGCGATTCATGA
- a CDS encoding acyl-CoA dehydrogenase produces MQFRFTEEQEMMRQMVREFAAAEIAPFVERMEQGEFPRPILNKMAELGLMGITVPEPYGGAGMDFISYIIAIHEISKVSPTVGVILSVHTSVGTNPILYFGTEEQKQKYVTKLARGEFLGAFCLTEPGAGSDAKSLKTKAVRHGDTYVLNGSKIFITNGGEADTYIVFARTNPEEKGSRGISAFIVEKGTPGMAIGKDEKKMGLHGSRTVTITFDDAKVPAENLLGQEGEGFKIAMANLDVGRIGIAAQALGIAEAAVEHAVAYAKERVQFGKPIAEQQGVAFKLADMATAAEAAKWLVYRAAWLRAQGLPCGKEASMAKLFASQAAMDNAIEAVQVFGGNGYTEDYPVERLFRDAKITQIYEGTSEIQRIVISKQLTKQ; encoded by the coding sequence GTGCAATTTCGATTTACGGAAGAACAAGAAATGATGCGGCAAATGGTGCGCGAATTCGCAGCGGCGGAAATCGCCCCGTTTGTCGAGCGCATGGAACAAGGGGAATTTCCGCGCCCGATTTTAAACAAAATGGCCGAGCTCGGCCTGATGGGGATCACCGTTCCCGAACCGTACGGCGGCGCAGGCATGGATTTTATTTCCTACATTATCGCCATTCATGAAATTTCGAAAGTAAGCCCGACGGTTGGCGTCATTTTATCGGTGCACACATCAGTCGGGACGAATCCAATTTTGTATTTCGGTACGGAAGAGCAAAAACAAAAGTATGTGACGAAACTTGCCCGCGGCGAGTTTTTAGGGGCGTTTTGCCTCACCGAACCGGGCGCCGGTTCGGACGCGAAAAGCTTAAAGACAAAAGCGGTGCGCCACGGTGATACGTACGTATTGAACGGTTCAAAAATTTTCATTACGAACGGCGGCGAAGCGGATACGTACATCGTGTTCGCCCGCACGAATCCGGAGGAAAAAGGCAGCCGCGGCATTTCCGCGTTTATCGTCGAAAAAGGAACACCGGGGATGGCGATCGGCAAAGATGAGAAAAAAATGGGGTTGCACGGATCGCGAACGGTAACGATTACGTTTGACGACGCTAAAGTGCCGGCGGAAAATTTGCTAGGCCAAGAAGGGGAAGGGTTTAAAATCGCGATGGCGAACCTTGACGTCGGCCGGATCGGCATCGCCGCCCAGGCGCTCGGCATTGCGGAAGCGGCGGTTGAACATGCGGTGGCATACGCGAAAGAACGGGTGCAGTTTGGCAAACCGATTGCCGAGCAGCAAGGCGTCGCCTTCAAGCTCGCCGATATGGCAACGGCGGCGGAGGCGGCGAAATGGCTCGTCTACCGCGCGGCTTGGCTGCGCGCCCAAGGCTTGCCGTGCGGCAAAGAAGCGTCGATGGCCAAACTGTTCGCTTCACAAGCGGCTATGGACAACGCCATCGAGGCGGTGCAAGTGTTCGGCGGCAACGGCTATACGGAAGACTATCCGGTCGAGCGGCTGTTCCGCGACGCGAAAATTACCCAAATTTACGAAGGAACGAGCGAGATCCAACGGATTGTCATCAGCAAACAGCTCACAAAACAATGA